One Panicum virgatum strain AP13 chromosome 9K, P.virgatum_v5, whole genome shotgun sequence genomic region harbors:
- the LOC120650794 gene encoding vacuolar protein sorting-associated protein 2 homolog 3-like → MNPFAKKPVPREVMRSSKRDLTNATRGIERDVASLQQEEKKLVAEIKRTAKTGNEAATKILARQLIRLRQQISNLQGSRAQIRGIATHTQAMHANTSVATGLQSASKAMGALNKQMAPEKQMKIMKEFQKQSAQMDMTNEMMSDSIDDVLDDDQAEEETEELANQVLDEIGVDIASQLSSAPKGKIAGKKVQVDESSELEELEKRLAALKNP, encoded by the exons ATGAATCCCTTCGCGAAGAAGCCAGTGCCGCGAG AGGTGATGCGGAGCAGCAAGCGAGACCTGACGAATGCTACGCGAG GGATTGAGAGGGATGTCGCATCATTACAACAAGAG GAGAAGAAGCTAGTTGCTGAAATTAAAAGGACAGCAAAAACTGGCAATGAG GCAGCAACAAAAATTCTAGCCCGTCAGCTGATCAGGTTAAGGCAGCAGATTTCTAATTTGCAAGGTAGCCGAGCTCAGATTCGGGGGATTGCAACACATACTCAG GCAATGCATGCCAACACTTCAGTGGCTACTGGTTTACAAAGTGCGAGCAAAGCAATGGGAGCTCTTAATAAG CAAATGGCACCTGAAAAGCAGATGAAAATAATGAAAGAATTCCAAAAGCAGTCAGCACAAATGGATATGACA AATGAGATGATGTCTGATTCAATTGATGATGTCTTGGACGATGATCAGGCTGAGGAAGAGACTGAAGAACTTGCTAATCAG GTTCTGGATGAGATTGGTGTGGACATTGCCTCACAG TTGTCCTCGGCTCCTAAAGGAAAAATTGCTGGAAAGAAGGTTCAGGTTGATGAAAG TTCAGAGCTGGAAGAACTAGAGAAAAGGCTGGCTGCTTTAAAAAATCCGTAG
- the LOC120650793 gene encoding casein kinase I-like isoform X3 yields the protein MEHVIGGKYKLGRKIGSGSFGELYLGVNIQNGEEVGIKLEPVKTKHPQLHYESKVYMLFQGGNGIPHLKWYGVEGEYNVMVIDLLGPSLEDLFNCCNRKLSMKTVLMLADQLINRVEYMHSKGFIHRDIKPDNFLMGLGRKANQVYIIDYGLAKKYKDLQTHKHIPYRENKNLTGTARYASVNTHLGIEQSRRDDLESVGYLLLYFLRGSLPWQGLKAGTKKQKYDKISEKKMLTSPEVLCKSYPPEFISYFHYCRSLRFEDRPDYSFLKKLFRDIFIREGYQFDYVFDWTALKYPQMSSNNKLVQQPSARITGAGPSVGQEIRDRFTGAVEAFARRNPGSGRHGEHSRHKSHADSFGTSNEAYQVADTEKPRILSRGGSSSKMPAGPSSRPTSSGDCSGDQNRRWVSGSSGGSGRPSTTQRLHPSGGAENSRSSPRSPVSRNAAPGRGGSGSRDNTTFRSLERLSISTSRRK from the exons GAACCTGTGAAAACAAAACACCCACAGCTGCATTATGAATCTAAAGTGTATATGCTATTTCAGGGTGGAA atGGTATCCCACACCTGAAGTGGTATGGTGTCGAGGGGGAATACAACGTTATGGTCATCGATCTTCTTGGCCCAAGCTTGGAAGACTTGTTTAACTGCTGCAACCGGAAACTTTCAATGAAAACAGTGCTTATGCTTGCTGATCAACTG ATAAATCGAGTGGAATACATGCATTCCAAGGGATTTATTCACCGTGACATCAAACCAGACAACTTCCTTATGGGCTTAGGCCGGAAAGCTAATCAG GTCTATATAATTGATTATGGGCTTGCTAAAAAATACAAGGACCTTCAGACTCATAAACATATCCCTTACAG GGAGAACAAAAATCTGACTGGAACAGCACGTTATGCCAGTGTGAATACTCATCTTGGAATAG AACAAAGCAGAAGAGATGATCTGGAGTCTGTTGGCTATCTTCTGCTATATTTTTTAAGAGGAAG CCTCCCATGGCAGGGTCTTAAAGCTGGAACTAAGAAACAAAAGTATGACAAAATTAGTGAAAAGAAAATGCTCACCTCACCAGAG GTTTTGTGCAAATCTTACCCACCGGAGTTCATCTCATATTTCCACTATTGTCGCTCCCTGCGATTTGAAGACAGGCCAGATTACTCTTTTCTGAAGAAGCTTTTTCGTGATATATTTATCCGCGAAG GATACCAATTCGATTATGTATTTGACTGGACTGCACTCAAGTACCCTCAAATGAGTTCTAACAATAAGCTTGTTCAA CAACCTAGTGCAAGAATAACTGGAGCTGGACCATCTG TGGGACAAGAGATACGGGATAGATTCACTGGTGCTGTTGAGGCATTTGCCAGAAGAAATCCAGGCTCTGGTCGCCATGGAGAACATTCCAGGCACAAAAGCCATGCAGATTCCTTTGGAACATCTAACGAAGCA TACCAGGTTGCCGACACGGAGAAACCACGCATCCTGTCCCGGGGCGGGAGCTCGTCGAAAATGCCTGCGGGTCCGTCCAgccggccaacttcttctggggACTGCAGCGGGGACCAGAACCGCCGGTGGGTctcgggcagcagcggcggcagcgggcgcccGTCCACCACGCAGAGGCTTCACCCCTCGGGAGGCGCCGAGAACAGCAGGTCATCCCCGCGCTCCCCCGTGTCCCGGAACGCGGCGCCGGGGAGAGGAGGCTCCGGCTCGCGGGACAACACGACGTTCCGGAGCTTGGAGCGCCTCTCCatcagcacgagccggaggaaGTGA
- the LOC120650793 gene encoding casein kinase 1-like isoform X2, whose product MEHVIGGKYKLGRKIGSGSFGELYLGVNIQNGEEVGIKLEPVKTKHPQLHYESKVYMLFQGGNGIPHLKWYGVEGEYNVMVIDLLGPSLEDLFNCCNRKLSMKTVLMLADQLINRVEYMHSKGFIHRDIKPDNFLMGLGRKANQVYIIDYGLAKKYKDLQTHKHIPYRENKNLTGTARYASVNTHLGIEQSRRDDLESVGYLLLYFLRGSLPWQGLKAGTKKQKYDKISEKKMLTSPEVLCKSYPPEFISYFHYCRSLRFEDRPDYSFLKKLFRDIFIREGYQFDYVFDWTALKYPQMSSNNKLVQQPSARITGAGPSGERTDKPSMGQEIRDRFTGAVEAFARRNPGSGRHGEHSRHKSHADSFGTSNEAVADTEKPRILSRGGSSSKMPAGPSSRPTSSGDCSGDQNRRWVSGSSGGSGRPSTTQRLHPSGGAENSRSSPRSPVSRNAAPGRGGSGSRDNTTFRSLERLSISTSRRK is encoded by the exons GAACCTGTGAAAACAAAACACCCACAGCTGCATTATGAATCTAAAGTGTATATGCTATTTCAGGGTGGAA atGGTATCCCACACCTGAAGTGGTATGGTGTCGAGGGGGAATACAACGTTATGGTCATCGATCTTCTTGGCCCAAGCTTGGAAGACTTGTTTAACTGCTGCAACCGGAAACTTTCAATGAAAACAGTGCTTATGCTTGCTGATCAACTG ATAAATCGAGTGGAATACATGCATTCCAAGGGATTTATTCACCGTGACATCAAACCAGACAACTTCCTTATGGGCTTAGGCCGGAAAGCTAATCAG GTCTATATAATTGATTATGGGCTTGCTAAAAAATACAAGGACCTTCAGACTCATAAACATATCCCTTACAG GGAGAACAAAAATCTGACTGGAACAGCACGTTATGCCAGTGTGAATACTCATCTTGGAATAG AACAAAGCAGAAGAGATGATCTGGAGTCTGTTGGCTATCTTCTGCTATATTTTTTAAGAGGAAG CCTCCCATGGCAGGGTCTTAAAGCTGGAACTAAGAAACAAAAGTATGACAAAATTAGTGAAAAGAAAATGCTCACCTCACCAGAG GTTTTGTGCAAATCTTACCCACCGGAGTTCATCTCATATTTCCACTATTGTCGCTCCCTGCGATTTGAAGACAGGCCAGATTACTCTTTTCTGAAGAAGCTTTTTCGTGATATATTTATCCGCGAAG GATACCAATTCGATTATGTATTTGACTGGACTGCACTCAAGTACCCTCAAATGAGTTCTAACAATAAGCTTGTTCAA CAACCTAGTGCAAGAATAACTGGAGCTGGACCATCTGGTGAGAGAACAGACAAACCATCAA TGGGACAAGAGATACGGGATAGATTCACTGGTGCTGTTGAGGCATTTGCCAGAAGAAATCCAGGCTCTGGTCGCCATGGAGAACATTCCAGGCACAAAAGCCATGCAGATTCCTTTGGAACATCTAACGAAGCA GTTGCCGACACGGAGAAACCACGCATCCTGTCCCGGGGCGGGAGCTCGTCGAAAATGCCTGCGGGTCCGTCCAgccggccaacttcttctggggACTGCAGCGGGGACCAGAACCGCCGGTGGGTctcgggcagcagcggcggcagcgggcgcccGTCCACCACGCAGAGGCTTCACCCCTCGGGAGGCGCCGAGAACAGCAGGTCATCCCCGCGCTCCCCCGTGTCCCGGAACGCGGCGCCGGGGAGAGGAGGCTCCGGCTCGCGGGACAACACGACGTTCCGGAGCTTGGAGCGCCTCTCCatcagcacgagccggaggaaGTGA
- the LOC120650793 gene encoding casein kinase 1-like isoform X1, translating into MEHVIGGKYKLGRKIGSGSFGELYLGVNIQNGEEVGIKLEPVKTKHPQLHYESKVYMLFQGGNGIPHLKWYGVEGEYNVMVIDLLGPSLEDLFNCCNRKLSMKTVLMLADQLINRVEYMHSKGFIHRDIKPDNFLMGLGRKANQVYIIDYGLAKKYKDLQTHKHIPYRENKNLTGTARYASVNTHLGIEQSRRDDLESVGYLLLYFLRGSLPWQGLKAGTKKQKYDKISEKKMLTSPEVLCKSYPPEFISYFHYCRSLRFEDRPDYSFLKKLFRDIFIREGYQFDYVFDWTALKYPQMSSNNKLVQQPSARITGAGPSGERTDKPSMGQEIRDRFTGAVEAFARRNPGSGRHGEHSRHKSHADSFGTSNEAYQVADTEKPRILSRGGSSSKMPAGPSSRPTSSGDCSGDQNRRWVSGSSGGSGRPSTTQRLHPSGGAENSRSSPRSPVSRNAAPGRGGSGSRDNTTFRSLERLSISTSRRK; encoded by the exons GAACCTGTGAAAACAAAACACCCACAGCTGCATTATGAATCTAAAGTGTATATGCTATTTCAGGGTGGAA atGGTATCCCACACCTGAAGTGGTATGGTGTCGAGGGGGAATACAACGTTATGGTCATCGATCTTCTTGGCCCAAGCTTGGAAGACTTGTTTAACTGCTGCAACCGGAAACTTTCAATGAAAACAGTGCTTATGCTTGCTGATCAACTG ATAAATCGAGTGGAATACATGCATTCCAAGGGATTTATTCACCGTGACATCAAACCAGACAACTTCCTTATGGGCTTAGGCCGGAAAGCTAATCAG GTCTATATAATTGATTATGGGCTTGCTAAAAAATACAAGGACCTTCAGACTCATAAACATATCCCTTACAG GGAGAACAAAAATCTGACTGGAACAGCACGTTATGCCAGTGTGAATACTCATCTTGGAATAG AACAAAGCAGAAGAGATGATCTGGAGTCTGTTGGCTATCTTCTGCTATATTTTTTAAGAGGAAG CCTCCCATGGCAGGGTCTTAAAGCTGGAACTAAGAAACAAAAGTATGACAAAATTAGTGAAAAGAAAATGCTCACCTCACCAGAG GTTTTGTGCAAATCTTACCCACCGGAGTTCATCTCATATTTCCACTATTGTCGCTCCCTGCGATTTGAAGACAGGCCAGATTACTCTTTTCTGAAGAAGCTTTTTCGTGATATATTTATCCGCGAAG GATACCAATTCGATTATGTATTTGACTGGACTGCACTCAAGTACCCTCAAATGAGTTCTAACAATAAGCTTGTTCAA CAACCTAGTGCAAGAATAACTGGAGCTGGACCATCTGGTGAGAGAACAGACAAACCATCAA TGGGACAAGAGATACGGGATAGATTCACTGGTGCTGTTGAGGCATTTGCCAGAAGAAATCCAGGCTCTGGTCGCCATGGAGAACATTCCAGGCACAAAAGCCATGCAGATTCCTTTGGAACATCTAACGAAGCA TACCAGGTTGCCGACACGGAGAAACCACGCATCCTGTCCCGGGGCGGGAGCTCGTCGAAAATGCCTGCGGGTCCGTCCAgccggccaacttcttctggggACTGCAGCGGGGACCAGAACCGCCGGTGGGTctcgggcagcagcggcggcagcgggcgcccGTCCACCACGCAGAGGCTTCACCCCTCGGGAGGCGCCGAGAACAGCAGGTCATCCCCGCGCTCCCCCGTGTCCCGGAACGCGGCGCCGGGGAGAGGAGGCTCCGGCTCGCGGGACAACACGACGTTCCGGAGCTTGGAGCGCCTCTCCatcagcacgagccggaggaaGTGA
- the LOC120650793 gene encoding casein kinase 1-like isoform X5, with the protein MLFQGGNGIPHLKWYGVEGEYNVMVIDLLGPSLEDLFNCCNRKLSMKTVLMLADQLINRVEYMHSKGFIHRDIKPDNFLMGLGRKANQVYIIDYGLAKKYKDLQTHKHIPYRENKNLTGTARYASVNTHLGIEQSRRDDLESVGYLLLYFLRGSLPWQGLKAGTKKQKYDKISEKKMLTSPEVLCKSYPPEFISYFHYCRSLRFEDRPDYSFLKKLFRDIFIREGYQFDYVFDWTALKYPQMSSNNKLVQQPSARITGAGPSGERTDKPSMGQEIRDRFTGAVEAFARRNPGSGRHGEHSRHKSHADSFGTSNEAYQVADTEKPRILSRGGSSSKMPAGPSSRPTSSGDCSGDQNRRWVSGSSGGSGRPSTTQRLHPSGGAENSRSSPRSPVSRNAAPGRGGSGSRDNTTFRSLERLSISTSRRK; encoded by the exons ATGCTATTTCAGGGTGGAA atGGTATCCCACACCTGAAGTGGTATGGTGTCGAGGGGGAATACAACGTTATGGTCATCGATCTTCTTGGCCCAAGCTTGGAAGACTTGTTTAACTGCTGCAACCGGAAACTTTCAATGAAAACAGTGCTTATGCTTGCTGATCAACTG ATAAATCGAGTGGAATACATGCATTCCAAGGGATTTATTCACCGTGACATCAAACCAGACAACTTCCTTATGGGCTTAGGCCGGAAAGCTAATCAG GTCTATATAATTGATTATGGGCTTGCTAAAAAATACAAGGACCTTCAGACTCATAAACATATCCCTTACAG GGAGAACAAAAATCTGACTGGAACAGCACGTTATGCCAGTGTGAATACTCATCTTGGAATAG AACAAAGCAGAAGAGATGATCTGGAGTCTGTTGGCTATCTTCTGCTATATTTTTTAAGAGGAAG CCTCCCATGGCAGGGTCTTAAAGCTGGAACTAAGAAACAAAAGTATGACAAAATTAGTGAAAAGAAAATGCTCACCTCACCAGAG GTTTTGTGCAAATCTTACCCACCGGAGTTCATCTCATATTTCCACTATTGTCGCTCCCTGCGATTTGAAGACAGGCCAGATTACTCTTTTCTGAAGAAGCTTTTTCGTGATATATTTATCCGCGAAG GATACCAATTCGATTATGTATTTGACTGGACTGCACTCAAGTACCCTCAAATGAGTTCTAACAATAAGCTTGTTCAA CAACCTAGTGCAAGAATAACTGGAGCTGGACCATCTGGTGAGAGAACAGACAAACCATCAA TGGGACAAGAGATACGGGATAGATTCACTGGTGCTGTTGAGGCATTTGCCAGAAGAAATCCAGGCTCTGGTCGCCATGGAGAACATTCCAGGCACAAAAGCCATGCAGATTCCTTTGGAACATCTAACGAAGCA TACCAGGTTGCCGACACGGAGAAACCACGCATCCTGTCCCGGGGCGGGAGCTCGTCGAAAATGCCTGCGGGTCCGTCCAgccggccaacttcttctggggACTGCAGCGGGGACCAGAACCGCCGGTGGGTctcgggcagcagcggcggcagcgggcgcccGTCCACCACGCAGAGGCTTCACCCCTCGGGAGGCGCCGAGAACAGCAGGTCATCCCCGCGCTCCCCCGTGTCCCGGAACGCGGCGCCGGGGAGAGGAGGCTCCGGCTCGCGGGACAACACGACGTTCCGGAGCTTGGAGCGCCTCTCCatcagcacgagccggaggaaGTGA
- the LOC120650793 gene encoding casein kinase I-like isoform X4, whose protein sequence is MEHVIGGKYKLGRKIGSGSFGELYLGVNIQNGEEVGIKLEPVKTKHPQLHYESKVYMLFQGGNGIPHLKWYGVEGEYNVMVIDLLGPSLEDLFNCCNRKLSMKTVLMLADQLINRVEYMHSKGFIHRDIKPDNFLMGLGRKANQVYIIDYGLAKKYKDLQTHKHIPYRENKNLTGTARYASVNTHLGIEQSRRDDLESVGYLLLYFLRGSLPWQGLKAGTKKQKYDKISEKKMLTSPEVLCKSYPPEFISYFHYCRSLRFEDRPDYSFLKKLFRDIFIREGYQFDYVFDWTALKYPQMSSNNKLVQQPSARITGAGPSVGQEIRDRFTGAVEAFARRNPGSGRHGEHSRHKSHADSFGTSNEAVADTEKPRILSRGGSSSKMPAGPSSRPTSSGDCSGDQNRRWVSGSSGGSGRPSTTQRLHPSGGAENSRSSPRSPVSRNAAPGRGGSGSRDNTTFRSLERLSISTSRRK, encoded by the exons GAACCTGTGAAAACAAAACACCCACAGCTGCATTATGAATCTAAAGTGTATATGCTATTTCAGGGTGGAA atGGTATCCCACACCTGAAGTGGTATGGTGTCGAGGGGGAATACAACGTTATGGTCATCGATCTTCTTGGCCCAAGCTTGGAAGACTTGTTTAACTGCTGCAACCGGAAACTTTCAATGAAAACAGTGCTTATGCTTGCTGATCAACTG ATAAATCGAGTGGAATACATGCATTCCAAGGGATTTATTCACCGTGACATCAAACCAGACAACTTCCTTATGGGCTTAGGCCGGAAAGCTAATCAG GTCTATATAATTGATTATGGGCTTGCTAAAAAATACAAGGACCTTCAGACTCATAAACATATCCCTTACAG GGAGAACAAAAATCTGACTGGAACAGCACGTTATGCCAGTGTGAATACTCATCTTGGAATAG AACAAAGCAGAAGAGATGATCTGGAGTCTGTTGGCTATCTTCTGCTATATTTTTTAAGAGGAAG CCTCCCATGGCAGGGTCTTAAAGCTGGAACTAAGAAACAAAAGTATGACAAAATTAGTGAAAAGAAAATGCTCACCTCACCAGAG GTTTTGTGCAAATCTTACCCACCGGAGTTCATCTCATATTTCCACTATTGTCGCTCCCTGCGATTTGAAGACAGGCCAGATTACTCTTTTCTGAAGAAGCTTTTTCGTGATATATTTATCCGCGAAG GATACCAATTCGATTATGTATTTGACTGGACTGCACTCAAGTACCCTCAAATGAGTTCTAACAATAAGCTTGTTCAA CAACCTAGTGCAAGAATAACTGGAGCTGGACCATCTG TGGGACAAGAGATACGGGATAGATTCACTGGTGCTGTTGAGGCATTTGCCAGAAGAAATCCAGGCTCTGGTCGCCATGGAGAACATTCCAGGCACAAAAGCCATGCAGATTCCTTTGGAACATCTAACGAAGCA GTTGCCGACACGGAGAAACCACGCATCCTGTCCCGGGGCGGGAGCTCGTCGAAAATGCCTGCGGGTCCGTCCAgccggccaacttcttctggggACTGCAGCGGGGACCAGAACCGCCGGTGGGTctcgggcagcagcggcggcagcgggcgcccGTCCACCACGCAGAGGCTTCACCCCTCGGGAGGCGCCGAGAACAGCAGGTCATCCCCGCGCTCCCCCGTGTCCCGGAACGCGGCGCCGGGGAGAGGAGGCTCCGGCTCGCGGGACAACACGACGTTCCGGAGCTTGGAGCGCCTCTCCatcagcacgagccggaggaaGTGA